In Quercus robur chromosome 11, dhQueRobu3.1, whole genome shotgun sequence, the following proteins share a genomic window:
- the LOC126705281 gene encoding probable glycosyltransferase At5g20260 — MAHLRFPLPNGIPHEHDPLPNPHPEDDLFLDDEDGGFGVYLAELGIGYEEYQARRRIFYFCLSLFLSFYTVAFYLFSNPDTIMQFPWVRSHLQDDVYHHPGRFALKFKDMEREFKMYAYPADEVLNKCYPWDYMSYRAGMEETKNGTECEGDFFFKNIKQSRFFTTDDPRNAHLFFVMPIFFISHNNTSSLHKSCPMHQHQRISQYSMQYPYRYWNQTQANQHFYVTTSRNDDAIRVVCKSKIASNEILLPPLHIPKRASYEAKLIFITKKDAMFCVCSGRSQITTACITKSILDGCIPVFLSTYSRLPFKRILDWDKFSLRIERNDTYEPHNLVHRIKASDSFTLHSNLLKVQKSFKWNSPPSRFDAFHMAIFELWECYNQNFK; from the exons ATGGCACACCTCAGGTTTCCGCTTCCCAATGGTATTCCACATGAGCACGACCCTTTACCCAATCCACACCCAGAAGATGACCTTTTCCTCGATGATGAAGACGGAGGCTTTGGGGTTTACTTAGCAGAGCTAGGCATAGGCTACGAGGAATATCAGGCACGGAGGCGAATATTCTATTTCTGTCTCTCTCTGTTCCTGAGCTTCTACACAGTTGCTTTCTACTTATTCAGTAACCCCGATACTATCATGCAATTTCCATGGGTG CGATCACATCTGCAAGATGATGTGTATCACCATCCTGGACGTTTTGCTTTGAAGTTCAAGGACATGGAGAGGGAGTTCAAGATGTATGCGTACCCTGCAGATGAAGTCCTCAACAAGTGCTATCCCTGGGATTACATGAGTTACAGGGCGGGTATGGAGGAAACAAAGAATGGGACCGAATGCGAAGGCGACTTCTTCTTCAAGAATATCAAGCAAAGTCGCTTCTTCACTACTGATGACCCTCGCAATGCTCACCTCTTCTTTGTTATGCCCATCTTTTTTATTTCACATAACAACAcgtcttctttgcacaaatcttGCCCCATGCATCAGCATCAGCGAATATCTCAATACTCAATGCAGTACCCGTATCGGTATTGGAATCAAACACAAGCCAATCAACACTTTTATGTTACTACTTCCAGAAACGACGATGCAATACGAGTTGTTTGTAAATCTAAAATTGCATCCAATGAAATCTTACTTCCGCCTCTTCACATACCTAAAAG GGCATCTTATGAAGCCAAACTCATTTTTATAACCAAAAAGGATGCAATGTTTTGTGTATGCTCTGGCCGATCCCAAATTACCACTGCTTGTATAACTAAATCAATCTTGGATGGATGCATACCAG TTTTCTTGTCAACCTACAGTCGCTTGCCCTTCAAAAGGATACTGGACTGGGATAAGTTTTCTCTAAGAATCGAAAGGAATGATACTTACGAGCCCCACAATCTTGTTCATAGGATAAAAGCCTCTGATTCCTTCACATTGCATTCCAACCTGCTCAAG GTACAAAAAAGCTTTAAATGGAATTCACCACCCAGCAGATTTGATGCTTTTCACATGGCTATTTTCGAGCTCTGGGAATGctacaatcaaaattttaagtag